Part of the Kushneria marisflavi genome, CGACGGCGTCTAGCACACGCCGGATATAGCGCTGTTCCATCTGTTCAAGGCTGAGCCACTCCCGCGCCTGGGCGTCATGGCCCTCTCGGGTGGCCACGGTCTGGCGAAAGCGTTCGGGGAAGTCATCGGGTTCCAGGACTTCCGTTCGCGCCAGAGTGACGGCGCGCAAAATGGCATTATCCAGCTCCCGCACATTGCCGGGAAAGGGGTAGGCCCACAGCAGCGATAGCGCTGAAGGCGACAGCGTCATGGTGTCTCGTCCCTGCTCACGGCGATAGCGTTCGATAAAGTGCTCGGCCAGCAGGGCGATGTCATCGGGCCGCTCTCGCAGTGGTGGCAGCGTCAGATTGAAGGTCTCAAGCCGGTAGAATAGATCCTCGCGAAAAAGCCCCGCCTCGATAAGCTCTGCAAGGGGACGGTTGGTGGCCGCCACAATGCGAATATCGACCTGTTGTTCCTCTTCACTGCCCACGGGCCTGATGCAGTGCGTTTGCAGCACGCGCAGCAGTTTGGCCTGCAGCGCCAGGGGCATGTCACCGATTTCATCAAGAAAGAGCGTGCCACCGTGGGCCTGCTGAAAGAGCCCCCGGCGATGCGCAACGGCGCCCGTAAAGGCGCCTTTAACGTGACCAAAGCACTCGCTTTCCATGACATCCGGCGCGATGCTGGCGCAGTTGACGGCGACAAAGGGTCCTGCCTTGCGTGGGCTTTCCCGATGCAGGGCATGGGCCAGCAGCTCCTTGCCGGTACCGCTTTCACCCTGAATCAAAACGGCGGCCTGCTGCGTAGCAAGGCGTCTGGCCTGGTCAAAAAGGGCCGACATGGCGGGCGTACAGCTGGTCATGTCATTCAGCTTGAAGATGTCGCGGGCCTCATCGGCCTGCTGGCGCGTTCTCAGTGCATGACGCTGGCTTAATCGGGCAACGCTGGCGCGGACCTGATCAAGGTCCAGCGGCTTGGTCAAAAAGTCATCCGCGCCGCGTTGAAGTGCGTCCACGGCCTGTTCGATACTGCCAAAGGCAGTAATGATGATCATGGCGGGGTGGTCGGGCTGTCGTGCCAGCGTGTCCAGCAGTGTCATGCCATCCATGCCGGGCAGGCGAATATCGCTGATGATGACATCAAAATCGGTGGTTTCAGACAGCATCAGGGCCTGCTCGGCGCTGTCGGCTCCGGTAACGAGGTGACCGACTTCCTCGAGCTCCTCAACCAGCAGCTCAAGAATGGCGGCATCATCTTCAACAATCAGGATTTGATTATTCATGACCGTGTTTCCGTGGCATGACATTCTCCATGGTCTCTGAGTCTTCCACGCCGGCATGCCTTGAAGCCTTGTTGACCGTGACGGTATCAGCAGGCAATAGCGTCTCGGGTGGTAGAGTGATGACAAAGGCAGCCCCACCAAACGAGCTTTCTTCCAGCGTGATATGACCGCCATGATCTTCGACCACCCGGTGAACAATGGTCAGTCCCATGCCGCTACCCTGGCCGGCGCCTCTGGTGGTGTAGAAAGGGTCGAAAAGCTGGCTGCGGTGCTTGGCGTCAATGCCCGGGCCATCATCCTCGATGCGCAATACAACGCCCTGGGCCGAGTATTGCGCTGAAATAACGACCTGCTGGCTGCCAGCCTGAAAGGCATTCTTGATCGGGTTGTCGAGCAGTTGCTGAAAGCGCTGTCGATCTATGGTCAGAGCATCCTTTTCCGGAAGATGCGTTTCAAGCCGAGGGGGGGCATGTTCAAGATGCAGGGCGTCACGTGCCAGCCGCTCGGCCTCATTGATCATGTGTTGCAACGAGTGCTGCTCCAGGTGGAGCGTGTGGCGACGACCCATGTCCATCAGCTGGCGAATGGTATCCTCCATGCGTCGGGTTTCATGTCGAATACGCGTCAGGCGCTGGCGGGCGTCGTCGGGGAGGTCGTCGCGACGCTGCAGGCGCTGAACCTGTCCATCAATGACCGTCAGCGGCGAGCCGAGTTCATGCGCCACGCCTGCAGCCAGTACGCCGATTTCGGCCAGTCGGCGCGATTTTTTCAGACTGCGCTCCAGCGCAAGCTGCTGGTGTTGCTGTTCGCGGACGGTCTGTTCCTTGTGAGCCACGGCGTCGAGCATGGCGTTGAACGCTTCACCGAGTTCGCGAAACTCCCGAGCGCCGCCGGGTGTCATGCGATGAAGGCGATTGCCACCCTGAACGGCCTTCATGCTGCGGTAAAGCCGATTGACCGGGCGATCCACGTCGCGGCGAAACCCCCACCACACCAGCAGCACCACCAAGATGCCTACAAAAGCAGCCAGCAGCAGTGCCACGGTGGTCATGAGGCTCATGTAGCGTTCGATGCCGGTGGCCAGACGGTTGATCTGCAAAACGCCCAGTACCTTGCCCTGAGCATCGGTCATCGGGAGCAGATAGGTATAAAAGTTCTGCCCACCCTGCTGTGAATAGCCTTCAGCCTCTCGGGCATTATTGATCGCTTCTTGCAGCATTTCCCTGTTCTGTAGCCCCCCTGCGAGACCGACGCCGGCAATCTGCTGTCCCGAGGGGGACAGGATGAAGGCGCCATAAAGCCTTGAAAGAGAAAAGGTGGTGCTCAAGCCTTCCTGCAGGGCCTGTATGTTTTGATGGGTCAGTGCCTGCGTCAGGGGCAGGCGTATCCCATGAGCAATCAGTCGCACCTCTTCCTGCTGACGCTTTTGCATGTTGTCTTCCAGTACCCACAGCCCCACGCCGCTGAACGTGATTAACGTCAGCAGCAGGGGAAAGATGATGGTCAGCAGGATGGTGGTACGCAGTCTCATGGCGGCCCTTTTGATCATGGGGCTGCTACCTTAACGCGCCCCGTGCGAGCAGACGAGCATTGCCCTGAAGGCGCGAGGCCGGATGGCTTCATGGTAGACTCGCCGCAGTCGTTGGCATCTCCCGCAAGGGAAGATGTTGTCGGGTCCGATAGGCTCCTGTGCAGGGAAGGTTGCATGTTTCATCATCCGCAGTTTGATCCGGTAGCGGTCTCGCTTGGGCCGTTGGCCATTCACTGGTATGGCCTGATGTATGTCGTGGGCTTCGTGGGCGCCTGGTGGCTGGCCCGCGTGCGCGCCGAACGGCTTGGTCTGACGAAGGATCAGGTCGGCGACATGATCTTTTACGGCGCCCTCGGGGTCGTGCTGGGTGGGCGTATCGGGTACGCGATCTTTTACGGCTGGGAGCAGTTTCTGGCCAATCCGCTCTGGATTTTCAAGGTCTGGGAAGGCGGCATGAGCTTTCATGGCGGACTCATAGGCGTTCTTATTGCGTGCCTGCTTTTTGCCCGCCGCCATCAGCTGACCTTTTTCCAGCTGACCGACTTTATTGCCCCCATGGTGCCCATCGGTCTGGGAGCTGGTCGTCTGGGCAACTTTATCAATCAGGAACTTCCCGGTCGTGTGACGGATGTCCCCTGGGGGATGGTGTATCCCCTTTATGGCCCCGAGCCACGTCATCCATCCGAGCTTTACGAGTTTGCCCTTGAAGGCGTGGTGCTTTTTTGCATTCTCTGGACGGTTTCAAGAAAGCCGCAACAGCGCGGTTTGATCTCGGGGCTCTTTCTGATCTGCTATGGCGCCTTCCGCTTTTTTGTCGAATTCTTTCGCCGCCCGGACCCGCAACTTGGCTTTATCGCCTTCGATTGGCTGACCATGGGTCAGCTGCTGTGTATTCCCATGCTGCTTCTAGGCGCGGTATTGATTGTCTGGTCGCGTCGCCAGGGCATTGACGACGTACGTTCTTCTTCTCAGGTATAAACGGTTCAAGTACATGCATCCCTATCTCGAACTCATGCAGCAGATACTCGATCATGGCGTGGAAAAACATGATCGTACGGGCGTGGGGACGCGCGCCATTTTTGGTCACCAGATGCGATTTGATCTTTCGCAGGGCTTTCCGCTTCTGACCACCAAAAAACTGCATCTACGCTCGATCATTCACGAGCTGCTCTGGTTTCTAAGCGGCGATACCAATATCGGTTATCTCAAGGACAATGGCGTCTCGATCTGGGATGCCTGGGCCGATGAAACCGGCGAGCTGGGCCCGGTTTACGGCTATCAGTGGCGCAGCTGGCCGGCGCCGGACGGTGGTCATGTGGATCAGATCAGCCGGGTGATCGAGCAGATCAGGACCCACCCCGACTCCCGGCGCCTGATCGTCTCTGCCTGGAACCCGGCGCTGGTCGATGAGATGGCGCTGCCTCCCTGTCATGCGCTGTTTCAGTTCTTTGTGGCAGACGGCAAACTCTCCTGCCAGCTTTATCAGCGCAGTGGCGATATCTTTCTGGGTGTGCCCTTCAACATTGCAAGCTACGCGCTGTTGACGCATATGGTGGCTCAGGTGTGCGATCTGGCACCGGGGGAGTTCATCCATACGCTGGGAGATGCACATCTCTACAGCAACCACATCGAACAGGCTCACCTTCAGCTGACGCGCGCGCCTCGGCAGCGCCCGACGCTCAGGCTCAATCCTGATGTGAAGGACATTTTTGCCTTTCGTTTTGAAGACATTGCCATCGACGACTATGACCCTCATCCGCACATTCGCGCCCAGGTGGCCGTCTGATGCGACCGGAGAGCACTACAATGCAGGAAACCCTGGTCCCCATTGCCATGATTGCCGCTGTGTCACGCAATCGCGTTATCGGTGTTGAGGGCAAGCTGCCCTGGTATTTGCCCGAGGATCTGAAATTTTTCAAGGCAGTCACATTACACAAGCCGCTGGTAATGGGACGCGCTACCTTTGCGTCCATTGGCAAGCCTCTGCCCAATCGTCTCAATATCGTGGTCACGCGTGACACGGGCTTCGAGCATCCCGGGGTGCGGGTATGCCATGACCTGGACAGTGCGCTGGCCCTGGCGGACGATCAGGCCATGATCGAGGGTAATGAGGAGATCATGGTCATTGGCGGCGGCGATATTTATCGGCAGGTCCTGTCTTGCGCATCCCGGCTTTATCTGACAGAAATTGATGTCGAGGTGGACGGGGATACCTTCTTTCCCTCACTGGATGAAGACTGGCAGGAAGTCGAACGAGTGGCAGGGTCGCCTGCTGAGGGTCAGCCCGGCTACGACTTCGTGCGCTATGAAAGGGTAGGCGCAGCGCAGGCGTAAGGTTTTCCTCGTAGGATGATGGCTGCAGGCGCCATAAAATAATGTATGGTTCGGTGATGCCGAAAGCAGGCACCGTCAAAAAAAGCCTTGGGAGATGGGCGTGAGCGACCGTTTTGATGAAGTGTTCAGCGCGCTTGAGCAGCAGGCAGGCGATCTGACAGCGCGTCTGGAAAGTGCGAGATCCCGCATTCGCGAGCTTGAAAACACCAATCGGGAGCTGGCAGCGCGTCTGACCCGCATTCAACAGATGTCGGGGGCCGACAGTGGATACTCCTCCATGTCGCCTGCGCCATCAGATAATATCCCGGAGGCCGTGCCGGTGGCGTCTGAAGGGGCAGAAGCCGGCAGTATGGAAACCACCGACGAAAGCGACGTCTCTCGTTCGTCCACCCCGGACGAGCCTCAGGTCTCCGAGAGCTTGTCGCCGATGCCAGAAGAGTCAACCACGCCTACAGAGCAGAACATGTCCGAAGTTGTTGAAGCAGCACCGCTTGATCCTGTCCAGGAGGACATTTCTCCTCAGGCGCTTCTCAAGCAGTGGTACAAACGCTACCCCAAGACCTTTTTCGAGCGTCACACCCGTCCGCTGGCCATCGGTATCCACGAGGCGCTATCAGAGCGCGAGCCCTACAGCGAAAAACTGATTCGCCGAGCGCTGGCAGGCTATGTCAATCTGCCGCGCTATCTGAAATCGGTTCGGGTCAATGCGCCGCGCATTGATCTTGAAGGCCAGGAAGCTGGCAGGGTCGAGGAAGAAGATGCGCGACATGCGAAAGAGCAGCTCAAGCACCTGCAGGACCGTCAGCAGGAACGAGAGGCTGAAAAGCAAAAGCGCAGATTGGCACAAAAAATGTCTGAGCTGGCGCATCGTCATCAGCGTTAGTCAGCGTTAGTCAGCGGTAACGAGGGCATTTAATCGTTACTCTGCGAACAAAATGGCACGTGTTTTGCCAGAGTTTAATTGTATGGTGTAACGCTTTGATGTTTTTTTGTTTTTAATAAAAGAGCGCCCCAAAAGGGCGCTCTTTTTTTTGATTCCAGATTCAAATATGTCATAGAAAGGTCATGATTTTTACGCAAAATACCGGCCTTCCAGCAATGTTCTAGTCCAATAGTAAAAAGAACGAAAACGCTGTTTTTTTCTTGTTGCGTTAGTGAAAACGCCGTTATAAGGTAGCCCGGCGAGCAACAAATAAAAAAAGCTCGAACGCCACCGGCGTCGGGCATCTGCTGCGGCAGACAATCGAACAGTTAGCCAGTTAAGGAAAATCAAGATGAAAAAGACGCTCTTAGCGACTGCGATTGCCGGTGCGCTCGGCACAATGGCAGCTGGTGCCCAGGCGGCCACGGTTTACAACCAGGACGGTTCCAAACTGGACGTTTACGGTAACGTTCAGCTGGGCTGGCGTAATATTAAAGATACGCAAGATGATGGTACTGTCGAAAGTAACGATGATCTTTTTGACAATGGTTCGACTATCGGGTTCCGCGGCGAACATATTATCAACCCGGATCTGACCGGTTATTTTCGTGCTGAATTCGAATTCAATGCCGATCGCCAAAAAGGGTATTACAGCGAAAGTAGTGGTAAATCGGGCAACTCAGGTCTTTCTACCGGTGACCAGGCTTACCTGGGTCTGACCGGCAATTTTGGTGATCTGCGTATAGGTTCCTGGGACGATCTGCTGGATGACTGGGTTCAGGATCCGGTCTCCAACAACGAATATTTTGACAACACCGATAGTAGTGCGGATGTAGGTGGTAGCACTTATCGTGAGGCCAATAAGGTTACCTATACTTCGCCGGTGACCGGCGGGCTTCAGTTCGCTATTGGTACGCGTTACTTTGGTGATGCTGAAGACACTCAGGATTTTCAAAACAGCGCTATTAACGACAACGTGACCTTGCCTGGTGATTTCCAGACTGATGAAAGTGGTAGTGCCGCATTGTTTGGTGGCCTGCGCTACATGGTCGGCGACTGGACCTTGGCGGCGGTCTATGACGACCTGAAAAACTTCAAGTATGTCACTGACGATCGTGAGCGCGACTATGGCCAGCAGTTCGGTCTGAACGCAACTTGGCAGATGAATGACGATCTGCGTATTTCCACTAAGTGGGAACAGCTTCATGCTCAGTGGGCGGATGATGCTGATGTAAATCGTTATGGCATCGGCGCGCGCTACAGCTACGGCATGGGTGATGTCTATGGCTCTTATCAGTATGTTGATGCCGATCGTAACGCAGTAGCGGTGACGGATTCTGATGCATTTACTGGACTTAATCAGGGTGACGACGAAAGCTACAATGAGTTCATTCTTGGCGCGACCTACAACCTGAGCAGCCAGATGTACGTTTGGCTGGAAGGCGCCAAGTACGATCGTGAAGAAGATGTAGGTGACGGTTTCGCTACCGGTATCGCTTACAGCTTCTAAGCCTCTGATCTGACCGTCCCTGTGACGCTCATGACTCATAATGAACCGGCCTCTCTTGAGAGGCCGGTTTTTTATGCATTGAATTCTGAGCATGGGAGATTGCTGATCTGCTGGCCGGTATGGTGTCATCCCATCCTTTTCTGCAATGCCTTCCCATGGCATGACGCGTACAATGGCGCGTCCACCACACGGTATTTTCAACACGGCCGAATCGGTGGCACTGCACTATGCTCTGAGCACTGCGTTACCGGTGAGCTCACCAGCATGGACGTGCCTTCCATGATGGATATGTTTAACGAAACAGAGACGGGAGAAGGGCGTGTTGCTGCGTGAACTTTCCATTGGCGGGGTCTTTATCAGTCCGATGCTGTTGTTTGCGCTGGTATCCCTGGTAATTTCGGCGGTGCTGCGAACCATGATGCACAAGGCGGGTCTGACACGCTGGGTGTGGCAGGAGGCGTGGTTTGACGTCAGTCTGTTCGTGATTGTGCTGGCCGTGGTGACCTACCTTTCAAGCCATGTGTTGTAGAAGCGAAATCTGAATGCGCACGATTATTAGAGTCTTTATTACGCTGGTGCTGGCCGCTATCGCCATCGCCCTTGGGGTCTGGCTGTGGCAGTACTATATGTATACGCCGTGGACGCGTGATGCTCGTGTTCGTGCCGACATTGTCACCATTGCACCCGATGTCTCAGGCTGGGTCATGAACCTTGAGGCACATGATAATCAGCACGTGTCGGCCGGCGACGTGCTTTTCACGATCAATCACAAGCGCTACGAAGCGGCTGCACGTCAGGCCGAGGCGACGCTTGCCAATCGGGAATACTCCTTTCAGCTCAGCCAGCACGAATATGAGCGTCGCCGTCATCTGGGCAGCAATGCCATCAGCACCGAGGACCGCGAGACTGCAAGGCTCAATGCGCAGATCGCCAGGGCGCAGCGTGACCTGGCCCAGGCACAGCTCGACAGCGCCCGCATTGATCTTGAGCGTAGCGTGGTCAAGGCGCCGGTCGATGGTTCCGTCATCAACCTCCAACTGCGTGAAGGCAACTACGTTACTCAGGGCAATGCCCAGATGTCGATCGTGCGTGAAGGTTCCTTCTATATCACGGCCTATTTCGAAGAGACCAAGATT contains:
- a CDS encoding porin; the protein is MKKTLLATAIAGALGTMAAGAQAATVYNQDGSKLDVYGNVQLGWRNIKDTQDDGTVESNDDLFDNGSTIGFRGEHIINPDLTGYFRAEFEFNADRQKGYYSESSGKSGNSGLSTGDQAYLGLTGNFGDLRIGSWDDLLDDWVQDPVSNNEYFDNTDSSADVGGSTYREANKVTYTSPVTGGLQFAIGTRYFGDAEDTQDFQNSAINDNVTLPGDFQTDESGSAALFGGLRYMVGDWTLAAVYDDLKNFKYVTDDRERDYGQQFGLNATWQMNDDLRISTKWEQLHAQWADDADVNRYGIGARYSYGMGDVYGSYQYVDADRNAVAVTDSDAFTGLNQGDDESYNEFILGATYNLSSQMYVWLEGAKYDREEDVGDGFATGIAYSF
- a CDS encoding efflux RND transporter periplasmic adaptor subunit — protein: MRTIIRVFITLVLAAIAIALGVWLWQYYMYTPWTRDARVRADIVTIAPDVSGWVMNLEAHDNQHVSAGDVLFTINHKRYEAAARQAEATLANREYSFQLSQHEYERRRHLGSNAISTEDRETARLNAQIARAQRDLAQAQLDSARIDLERSVVKAPVDGSVINLQLREGNYVTQGNAQMSIVREGSFYITAYFEETKIPSIDINDRASIWLMGGDQKMQGHVVSIGRGIANTNTTPNGQLLPQVQQTFTWVRLSQRIPVDIAIDHIPDGVYLSSGMTASVRIDDQHRKDDGLDGVRPQGMGNGSDQASDPDIPPATPEGAGQQAP
- a CDS encoding DUF1656 domain-containing protein, with the translated sequence MLLRELSIGGVFISPMLLFALVSLVISAVLRTMMHKAGLTRWVWQEAWFDVSLFVIVLAVVTYLSSHVL
- a CDS encoding sensor histidine kinase, whose protein sequence is MIKRAAMRLRTTILLTIIFPLLLTLITFSGVGLWVLEDNMQKRQQEEVRLIAHGIRLPLTQALTHQNIQALQEGLSTTFSLSRLYGAFILSPSGQQIAGVGLAGGLQNREMLQEAINNAREAEGYSQQGGQNFYTYLLPMTDAQGKVLGVLQINRLATGIERYMSLMTTVALLLAAFVGILVVLLVWWGFRRDVDRPVNRLYRSMKAVQGGNRLHRMTPGGAREFRELGEAFNAMLDAVAHKEQTVREQQHQQLALERSLKKSRRLAEIGVLAAGVAHELGSPLTVIDGQVQRLQRRDDLPDDARQRLTRIRHETRRMEDTIRQLMDMGRRHTLHLEQHSLQHMINEAERLARDALHLEHAPPRLETHLPEKDALTIDRQRFQQLLDNPIKNAFQAGSQQVVISAQYSAQGVVLRIEDDGPGIDAKHRSQLFDPFYTTRGAGQGSGMGLTIVHRVVEDHGGHITLEESSFGGAAFVITLPPETLLPADTVTVNKASRHAGVEDSETMENVMPRKHGHE
- a CDS encoding dihydrofolate reductase; protein product: MQETLVPIAMIAAVSRNRVIGVEGKLPWYLPEDLKFFKAVTLHKPLVMGRATFASIGKPLPNRLNIVVTRDTGFEHPGVRVCHDLDSALALADDQAMIEGNEEIMVIGGGDIYRQVLSCASRLYLTEIDVEVDGDTFFPSLDEDWQEVERVAGSPAEGQPGYDFVRYERVGAAQA
- the lgt gene encoding prolipoprotein diacylglyceryl transferase — translated: MFHHPQFDPVAVSLGPLAIHWYGLMYVVGFVGAWWLARVRAERLGLTKDQVGDMIFYGALGVVLGGRIGYAIFYGWEQFLANPLWIFKVWEGGMSFHGGLIGVLIACLLFARRHQLTFFQLTDFIAPMVPIGLGAGRLGNFINQELPGRVTDVPWGMVYPLYGPEPRHPSELYEFALEGVVLFCILWTVSRKPQQRGLISGLFLICYGAFRFFVEFFRRPDPQLGFIAFDWLTMGQLLCIPMLLLGAVLIVWSRRQGIDDVRSSSQV
- a CDS encoding ProQ/FINO family protein translates to MSDRFDEVFSALEQQAGDLTARLESARSRIRELENTNRELAARLTRIQQMSGADSGYSSMSPAPSDNIPEAVPVASEGAEAGSMETTDESDVSRSSTPDEPQVSESLSPMPEESTTPTEQNMSEVVEAAPLDPVQEDISPQALLKQWYKRYPKTFFERHTRPLAIGIHEALSEREPYSEKLIRRALAGYVNLPRYLKSVRVNAPRIDLEGQEAGRVEEEDARHAKEQLKHLQDRQQEREAEKQKRRLAQKMSELAHRHQR
- a CDS encoding thymidylate synthase; translated protein: MHPYLELMQQILDHGVEKHDRTGVGTRAIFGHQMRFDLSQGFPLLTTKKLHLRSIIHELLWFLSGDTNIGYLKDNGVSIWDAWADETGELGPVYGYQWRSWPAPDGGHVDQISRVIEQIRTHPDSRRLIVSAWNPALVDEMALPPCHALFQFFVADGKLSCQLYQRSGDIFLGVPFNIASYALLTHMVAQVCDLAPGEFIHTLGDAHLYSNHIEQAHLQLTRAPRQRPTLRLNPDVKDIFAFRFEDIAIDDYDPHPHIRAQVAV
- a CDS encoding sigma-54-dependent transcriptional regulator, with the translated sequence MNNQILIVEDDAAILELLVEELEEVGHLVTGADSAEQALMLSETTDFDVIISDIRLPGMDGMTLLDTLARQPDHPAMIIITAFGSIEQAVDALQRGADDFLTKPLDLDQVRASVARLSQRHALRTRQQADEARDIFKLNDMTSCTPAMSALFDQARRLATQQAAVLIQGESGTGKELLAHALHRESPRKAGPFVAVNCASIAPDVMESECFGHVKGAFTGAVAHRRGLFQQAHGGTLFLDEIGDMPLALQAKLLRVLQTHCIRPVGSEEEQQVDIRIVAATNRPLAELIEAGLFREDLFYRLETFNLTLPPLRERPDDIALLAEHFIERYRREQGRDTMTLSPSALSLLWAYPFPGNVRELDNAILRAVTLARTEVLEPDDFPERFRQTVATREGHDAQAREWLSLEQMEQRYIRRVLDAVDGNKRRAADILGIGRKTLYRRLEERESS